Part of the Candidatus Syntrophosphaera sp. genome is shown below.
TCTGTGTTGGGATCGGTGAACTGGTCGATTCCGTAGCCATGGAATTTGGCGTCGTCAACGTCATACCAGACCTGTTTGTCAGGTCCGCCGGCGAATTCTTCCGTGGAGGTGGCAATGAACTTTTTGGGCGGATTGCCGGTCACTTCGAACTTCCAGTTTTTCTGCGTGCTTTGGCCAAGGTTGGTCTCGCGCATGGCTTTCTCAATCGTGAAATCCTGCGTGGTGCCGTTGGTTTGCCTGTACACATCGTAGGTCTTGCGGATCGCGGCGATCGCTGTCTGGGCTTCAGTTGAGCGTGATTTCTCCACGTAACGCATATAGATGGGCACGGCCAGCGCTGCCAGGATGGCAACGATGATCACCACCACCAAGATTTCGATTAGGGTGAATCCCTTTTGGTTTTTCAGTTTCCTGAGCATTTGTATTTCCTCCTATTAGGAATTTTATTTCTTTTAGGTTAAGCACAATGCGTGCCAAATTCCGGTAAAAAATCCCATAAACCCTTTTTCCAATAAAATTCTTGACGCATTCCTGTCCATTCTTTTTTTTGCTCTCATCCTAATAAGCATCATTTCAAGGAGATAAAACATGCCTATGATTCGCCGGCGCTTTTCCGCCCTGCTTCTGGCCCTGAGCGTGGCTGCCTGCTTCGCCGCGGGACCGGTCACCGTAACCAATCAGAACAAGATAAATGAATCCGACATCCTGGCCGAGTTCGACGGCGGGATCATCACCCGCCAGGACCTCGATGCCCGGATCTCCAAAATACCCGCCGCTTCCCAGGGCAGATACCGCACCGTTGACGGCCAGACCCAGGTCCTCGACGTCATCGCCATGGAAGA
Proteins encoded:
- a CDS encoding prepilin-type N-terminal cleavage/methylation domain-containing protein, which encodes MLRKLKNQKGFTLIEILVVVIIVAILAALAVPIYMRYVEKSRSTEAQTAIAAIRKTYDVYRQTNGTTQDFTIEKAMRETNLGQSTQKNWKFEVTGNPPKKFIATSTEEFAGGPDKQVWYDVDDAKFHGYGIDQFTDPNTEGMQTDTN